A genomic segment from Pediococcus acidilactici encodes:
- a CDS encoding YitT family protein: MREKSFRLISQFAIMLVALEVLAISINMFYAPHNVAAGGATGISILLEDAFGWNRALIVFIINVAMLLASYFTLGKQTTARITVGSLLLPVCMAITPSLSLVSDRTLAVIVGGALYAVGVALLYQIDASSGGTTVPPLILKKYFNFKTSVSLLVLDTIVCLMNIFSSGMEAFILALFSSVITLLVMNYIETGIDRKKSVYIMSSRLSEVEEIISESLDQSYTSLNVQGGFSGDNRRMLMLVVENAEYHRIIERIREIDPKAFILTTNVAEIHGGQY, from the coding sequence ATGCGCGAAAAAAGCTTTCGATTAATCAGCCAATTTGCCATCATGCTAGTTGCATTAGAAGTTCTAGCAATTAGTATTAACATGTTTTACGCACCACATAACGTGGCCGCGGGTGGTGCGACGGGGATTTCAATTTTGTTAGAAGACGCGTTTGGCTGGAACCGGGCACTGATTGTCTTTATCATCAACGTGGCAATGCTGTTAGCTTCATATTTTACGTTGGGAAAACAGACCACGGCCCGAATTACGGTGGGAAGTTTGCTATTACCAGTTTGTATGGCGATTACGCCAAGCTTAAGTTTGGTATCGGATCGCACGCTGGCAGTAATTGTTGGAGGCGCGCTATACGCAGTTGGAGTGGCGCTGTTATACCAAATTGATGCTTCTAGTGGTGGAACTACGGTACCGCCGTTGATTTTAAAAAAGTACTTTAACTTTAAGACTTCGGTCAGTTTGCTGGTCCTTGATACGATTGTTTGTCTGATGAATATCTTTAGTTCGGGAATGGAAGCTTTCATTCTAGCGCTATTTTCATCGGTGATCACGCTGTTAGTGATGAATTATATTGAGACCGGGATTGACCGGAAGAAGAGTGTTTACATTATGAGTAGTCGACTTAGTGAAGTCGAGGAAATTATCTCGGAGTCGTTGGATCAAAGTTACACGAGTTTGAACGTACAAGGGGGATTCTCGGGAGATAACCGCCGAATGCTAATGCTGGTGGTGGAAAATGCTGAGTATCATCGCATTATTGAAAGAATTAGGGAAATTGACCCAAAAGCGTTCATTTTAACGACTAACGTGGCGGAGATCCATGGGGGACAGTATTAG